The DNA sequence GGGCAGCTTGTCCCTGTAAGTCTCTACTCCTGATGCCACTCTGGAGCGCAGTTGCCACGACCTTCCGCCATCACTGGAACGGTCGATACGGTAGATACTCCCCGGAATTCCTCCATCCCTCCAGGTTACGATCATCTCTGTCGATGAGCTGCCCTGTGTTATCTCCAGATTTGTAGGCACAGCACCCACTCGCTGCTTGTTACCAGCAACCTCCTGGGCTACTGATGAGGTTCGTTTGGTAATCTCATTCAGGGTTGCATTCTGACATCCCACCAATAGCAGTGAGGTCGCCCCGATGGTTATGATTAGTTTTACTGTCAACACAACTTGCTTCACAATTCCCGCTCCCTTCCAGACCACAAGGAAATTCCCTGTTTTTAAGACCACAAGACTACAATAAGATTGGGGATATTACAAAACACCCATCCCTTCTCCTAACCCCCCCTTCCATTGAGTGTTTGCAGAAACCCATTAACAAATCAAGAACTCAAAAATTACCCTGTAACCAGCTGAATATTAATGTCTATTAATACTCTTATTGTTGAAATCAATTGTTGCATCAACATCTTTTATTATGGAGAATAGCGATTCGTTCGAATTTGTTTTGCGAACAGTTTATGGCTAACTGATCACCACATGGTAAGAAGTTAGTGAGATTGAATTACAACAAAATGATCATCAAATGAGGGAGGATCAATCAATGCAACTAAAAACGTTTGCAATCTCGGCTCTTGCTGCTGCTCTTGTAGCTGGCTGTGCCACACAACCACCCGCAGAGGAGAAAGCTGCTGCCGCACCGGCTAAAGCTGCCGCTAAAGCACCAGCCAAACCAAAGCCTAAACCAAAGGTAATATCTGGTGCCTCCGGTACCATGCTTGCCAGCACCTGTGAAGGCTGCCACGGTACAGACGGCAACAGTAACGGTCCTGCTACACCAACAATTGCCGGAATGTCTGAGGATTACCTGATAGAGGCAATGGAGGAGTTCCGTGATGGTGACACCAAGTCAACCATTATGGGGCGTGTAGCCAAGGGCTATACTGACGGAGAAATCGAGGCGATGTCTGCCTACTTCGCAGAGATCGGATATGTGGGTGCTTCCCAGAGTGCCGATGCAGCTACTGTTGCCATGGGTGAAAAGCTACATAGCAAGTACTGTGAGAAGTGTCACCATGACGGTGGATCTGATGCATCTGACGACTCTGGAATTCTTGCTGGACAGTGGACTCCATACCTTCACTACACGCTTCAGGACTTTGCCAGCGGTGATCGTGCAATTAGTCGCAAGATGAAGAAGAAGATGGATCAACTTGTCGCGGCAGAGGGGCAGGCCGGTCTGGATGCAATCATCACCTACTACGGCAGCCAGAATTAAGGAGGAGAACATACAATGAGTAACAAAAAACAATTCAACCGCAGAGACTTTCTAAAGGTTTCCGGTGGTACCGTCGGAGCTGCTGCCGCAGGCTTCACTTTCTACACTCCATCAGCATCTGCTGCCAAGGGACGTGTTGTTGTAGTCGGTGGCGGTATGGGTGGTGCAACTGCAGCCCGCTACATCAAGAAGGCAGACCCTGCTATTGATGTGACTCTGGTTGAAGCCAATGCAACCTACCACACCTGTTTTATGAGTAACTTCGTAGTAACCGGACACCGTGAGCTGGACTATCTTGCACACGGTTATGCTGGACTGGCTGCCGAGGGAATCAACATTGTTATCGACACCGTAATCGGCATTGATGATAACGCAGTCAAGACCCGTGGTGGAAAAACACTTCCGTTTGACCGCTGTGTAGTCTCCCCAGGAGTAAGCTTCAAGTTTGCCGAAGGGCATAGTGAAGAAGTTGCCAACACCTCAATCACTCATGCATGGAAGGCTGGCAAGCAGACTCAACTGCTACGCAACCAGCTTGAGGCGATGAAAGATGGCGGTACTGTCGTCATCGGTGCTCCACGCAACCCTTTCCGTTGCCCTCCTGGACCTTATGAGCGCACCAGCCTGATTGCTGGCTACCTCAAGAAGCACAAGCCAAAATCAAAGATTATTGTTCTTGATCCAAAGGACAAGTTCTCCAAGTTTGGCCTCTTTATGGAGGGGTGGAAAACCCACTACGGATACGGAACTGATGATTCACTGATCACCTGGGTCAAGAATGCGGAGGGTGGCGCCATTGAAGAGGTTGATGCTGCAGGAATGACTGTCTCTGCAGAGATCGAGGATTTCAAGGGTGACGTAATCAACATCATTCCTGACCAGAAGGCGGGTGCTCTTGCATTCACTGCCGGTCTGGTTGATGACTCTGGCTGGGCTCCAGTTGATTTGAAAAGCTTCGAATCAACTCTCCGTCCAAATATCCATGTTATTGGTGATGCAAGTCAGGCCAAGGGTATGCCGAAGTCAGGCTATGCTGCCTCGTCCGAGGCTAAGGTCTGTGCTGACGCAGTTGTCTCTGCCATTAATGGCCATGCACAAGGTGTGCCTGCATACGTTAACACCTGTTACAGCGTTATCTCCTTTGAACCAAAGGATGGAATCTCTGTGGCAGCGATCTACAAGCTGCGCGAGGATGGCTCCAAAATCCAGAAGATGTCTGGTGGCCTAACTCCAAGCGGTGACAAGCGTAACGCTGCCAACCGTGCTCGTGAGGTCGACTATGCATTGAGCTGGTATGAGAATATCACCTCAAATACATTTGCTGACTAAGGCAAATTAGAGCCAATAAAAACCCCGGGAGCTTGCAGCTTTCGGGGTTTTTTTATCTCTTCGATTTACTGGCTCCACCCTCTTCGACGAAACTGCAAAACCATCTCATCCGTTATATCGGTCCCGTAACAGAGTGGCCCTGCAGTGCCTTGTGGTGTCCAGCTCCACACACTTCGTCCCCCACAGCGCCTGGTTTTACATTTATTGCCACAAAATGAGCGCCTCTTTTTTATCTCTACACTGTATGGACATGGGCAACTCCCTGGAAATCCAGTGAGATATTCTGTTATCAACAAGTGACGGATCTCCTCATCACTCAACACAGAAGTGACCCCAAAACTTCCTGGGTGATATAACAACAGCATAGCCACTATTAGATAGAGTCTCTTCATACTTGTTAAATGGTATCAGATTAGGAAATCTCTGGTTAAGTCACTTCCCCCACACCCCCATCCCGTTAAGCTTTTTCAGAGACTCCTTAGGCTATATGGCCAGACATTAAAAAGCCGACCAGGAAAACCTGGTCGGCCTTTACAAACAACCTATTGTCGTACTGTACTT is a window from the Candidatus Thiopontia autotrophica genome containing:
- a CDS encoding c-type cytochrome; amino-acid sequence: MSGASGTMLASTCEGCHGTDGNSNGPATPTIAGMSEDYLIEAMEEFRDGDTKSTIMGRVAKGYTDGEIEAMSAYFAEIGYVGASQSADAATVAMGEKLHSKYCEKCHHDGGSDASDDSGILAGQWTPYLHYTLQDFASGDRAISRKMKKKMDQLVAAEGQAGLDAIITYYGSQN
- a CDS encoding FAD-dependent oxidoreductase; translated protein: MSNKKQFNRRDFLKVSGGTVGAAAAGFTFYTPSASAAKGRVVVVGGGMGGATAARYIKKADPAIDVTLVEANATYHTCFMSNFVVTGHRELDYLAHGYAGLAAEGINIVIDTVIGIDDNAVKTRGGKTLPFDRCVVSPGVSFKFAEGHSEEVANTSITHAWKAGKQTQLLRNQLEAMKDGGTVVIGAPRNPFRCPPGPYERTSLIAGYLKKHKPKSKIIVLDPKDKFSKFGLFMEGWKTHYGYGTDDSLITWVKNAEGGAIEEVDAAGMTVSAEIEDFKGDVINIIPDQKAGALAFTAGLVDDSGWAPVDLKSFESTLRPNIHVIGDASQAKGMPKSGYAASSEAKVCADAVVSAINGHAQGVPAYVNTCYSVISFEPKDGISVAAIYKLREDGSKIQKMSGGLTPSGDKRNAANRAREVDYALSWYENITSNTFAD